One part of the Anopheles coustani chromosome 2, idAnoCousDA_361_x.2, whole genome shotgun sequence genome encodes these proteins:
- the LOC131262801 gene encoding YY1-associated factor 2 isoform X1: protein MDKSKSPVRRAKRQSKVVEENFWDCSVCTYRNTAEAFKCLMCDVRKVYSVPGTSTRKPRLNSALAAQQAATQAFPGASGQTAGTNVKSPGSTKASKSKNKRSKHPARLKNIDRSSGQTREVTVNSVTVVITEYKPKPPVSRHDSSESFSESNDSRS from the exons ATGGATAAAAGCAAATCTCCAGTACGCCGCGCAAAACGTCAATCGAAAGTAGTGGAAGAAAATTTCTGGGACTGCAGCGTTTGTACGTACCGAAACACAGCTGAAGCCTTCAAGTGCTTGATGTGTGACGTGCGAAAAG TCTACTCCGTTCCAGGTACTTCCACACGTAAGCCGCGGCTTAATTCGGCGCTTGCTGCACAGCAAGCAGCTACACAAGCATTCCCTGGTGCGTCCGGGCAGACGGCCGGCACAAACGTCAAGTCGCCGGGGAGCACGAAAGCATCAAAGAGCAAGAACAAACGCTCGAAACATCCCGCCCGGCTTAAAAACATCGATCGTTCCAGCGGCCAGACTCGTGAGGTTACCGTCAACTCGGTCACTGTCGTCATTACCGAATATAAACCAAAGCCCCCCGTCAGTCGGCACGATTCCAGTGAAAGTTTTAGCGAAAGCAACGATTCTAGAAGTTAA
- the LOC131262801 gene encoding YY1-associated factor 2 isoform X2: MDKSKSPVRRAKRQSKVVEENFWDCSVCTYRNTAEAFKCLMCDVRKGTSTRKPRLNSALAAQQAATQAFPGASGQTAGTNVKSPGSTKASKSKNKRSKHPARLKNIDRSSGQTREVTVNSVTVVITEYKPKPPVSRHDSSESFSESNDSRS; encoded by the exons ATGGATAAAAGCAAATCTCCAGTACGCCGCGCAAAACGTCAATCGAAAGTAGTGGAAGAAAATTTCTGGGACTGCAGCGTTTGTACGTACCGAAACACAGCTGAAGCCTTCAAGTGCTTGATGTGTGACGTGCGAAAAG GTACTTCCACACGTAAGCCGCGGCTTAATTCGGCGCTTGCTGCACAGCAAGCAGCTACACAAGCATTCCCTGGTGCGTCCGGGCAGACGGCCGGCACAAACGTCAAGTCGCCGGGGAGCACGAAAGCATCAAAGAGCAAGAACAAACGCTCGAAACATCCCGCCCGGCTTAAAAACATCGATCGTTCCAGCGGCCAGACTCGTGAGGTTACCGTCAACTCGGTCACTGTCGTCATTACCGAATATAAACCAAAGCCCCCCGTCAGTCGGCACGATTCCAGTGAAAGTTTTAGCGAAAGCAACGATTCTAGAAGTTAA